ACGGGATGAGCACCCTGACCCGATACAGAACCCTTATCGGGATCTCCCATGTTACCAGGATAATTCCCCTCTTGCTTTACAAGGGAGCCAGGACTCGCCTACCACCCCCCGTCCCACTAGCGAGCCATTAATAGCCTCTCCACCCCAAAAATTTACCGTAATGGAGGCATTTCCCTCCCTCGCCCCGGTAAACCTTAACCGAAATCCCTGCATCTTTATCAAGCAGATGTTACGGGGACCCCTTCCCGCTCCGTACCGGTACTCAAACTCCTCATCATCGTACTTGTCGGAGTAGTAGATCTGTTTGTGCGCCATGACAGGCCCACGGTTCCCTCCCTCGGCGGCCGTTGGCGCCCCCGCCCCCGCGGCGCTTTCAAACACCACCGCCCCACGCGCCCATTGGGTGGCGCCGCACcggggcggagcggagcggtTGCCCATTGGCCGAATCGCGCGCGACGCGGCGAGGTCCTGGCTCCGCTTCCCGCGGGCCGAGCGCAGCCCGTGATTGGCTCTTGAGTCACGTGACATGGGTGCAGTGGGGCCACGCCGGAGGGGTGCGGGCCGGAAGTGAGTGGCGGCGAGTGTGGCGGGGGTGGGGAAGAGGGGGCGCGCGAGCGCGGGACCGGCGGAGAGCGGCGTGAGACCCGCGCGTGACCGATGGTGCCCGGTGAGCGCGCGCCGGCCGGGGTGGTGAGGGCGCGTGCGGATGGAGGAGGGGGAACCCGCGCAGGGCCCGGGATCCAAGGCCAGGCCCCGCGGTGCCCCCTCGTCCGCAGTGTCGCCGGACTGAGGCCGCATCGCTTGCCGCCGCCGCCTTCCGCGGAACGAGTGGGGGTCCTGCCGGAGCCGCCCCCGAGACGCCGCCGTTCCCTGTGCTGTGAGGGCCGAGCCGCCCTTCCCAGTAGCCTCGTTTGCCTGACGTGAGGGAGCCTAGCTGTGGGGCATGTCCGGACCCTCCTATATGCGGCCCGACGGGGGCTGGAGGAGCCGGAACCGTGCTGTGCTAAGATTTTGGGGTGACCCACCCGACGTGGCGGCTGGTTACATGTGCCTGGGGCTAAGGCTTGCATCGCCCCACCCCGTGCTGGTGCGATGCACAGGAAGGAGCTGTAGAGGTGCTCCAAGGTCTGGGACGAACCCCGGGCCCCAAGACTGGCATGACCTTCGGCAGGGACAGGTCACCGGCTGGGTTTTGAGGGTTCCTCAGCCTCTGTGGTGCTGTAGTCTGCTCTCCTGTCCATCCTGCCTTCTGTGCTTCAGAGGAAGGCAGCAGTGAGTACCTGGAGCCTACCCAACTGTTGTGAACGGGTAGCTGTTCCCCCTTGCAGATCTGTGTCTGCTCTCCAGCAGTGTGTGGTGTCCATCTGTTCTTGCTTCTCCCATTGAATCTCTTAGATGGGGACATCCACACAGATTATAGACCATGGACACGGGTTCCAAGGAAGTGTGATCTGGGCCCTGCTTGCCATGTTGGTGCTGCAGAAGTCTGTGGGCAAAGGGCACTTCTTGTCAGTGCTTGCCAGGGCTGCCTTGGTGTCAGCCTGCAATAGGGGCTGAAGATGCCATCTCTTCTCATTTAAGCGGGACATGAGGATCCACCCACTGTCCTCTGGAGGGGGAATGCCTTGGCTGGGCCACCTTTGGAGCTGTGCAAAGCAGTGTCCCATCCTCAGGAGGGACACAAATGGGCTTCGGTAAGGCTGAGCACTCTGGCTCTGGGTCCAGATGCTCCTTCCCTGCCACTAGGTTCAGTGCCCAATGTCCAAAGGGCGCTGTTGCCACCTCTGCTTGGCAGTGGTGTGCTGCAGGAGTCGATCTCCATGGCCATTGCCAAGCATAGCCCTCCTTATCTTGCCACCTTCCAAGCTAATGGCGacagctggcacaggctgcGGATAAAGGTACAATTGCTGCCAAACAGTAAATTATgtctgctgccctgctccactGGCCTGGCCTCTACTGCCTTGGCTGGGCAGTGGGAGTAAGAGTGGGAAGAGCAGCAACTCCTGAtatgctgctgctttgcttgcCTTGTTTTTCCCTCACAGAGATTCCTACCTCTGTCAGCTCACCCCTTGTAGCCTCTTTCCATGATTCCTGTCTTCACTGGTCCCCTGGGAGGAAGGAACACAGTCTTGGGGGCTCTGTGTATAATTTTGCATCAGGGTGCCAGCTGAGGGggtggaggagggggcagctctGTCCCCCTGAGTTGCCTTCACTCTCCCTCCTTGTGTGTGACTTTCCACTCTTGGTTTTTGGGCTGGGCATGGATTGGTTCCAACACTTGTCTTGGGTCACAGAGTGACTCTTGGCCCCCGATACCATTTGCCAGTAGCAAATGTGGGCAGGGCTCAAGCAGTGCCAACCTCAGCCTCATGTTCCtttcccagtgcatcccatcTCCATCTTATTTCCAGTGGGAAGAAGGTGGCTTTCAGGTTTCTCTCACCCTCTGTGTTAGCAGCAtgtggggcagccacagccccatCCACCTGTGCATGGAGGAGCAGGGTCTGCCTTTGGCACCATGGCCCCCACCTTAGcgggctgggacagggctggctaACTCCCTGTTTGTCCCCGAACCGCAGGTCGGAGTGCCAGACGAGAGGGGCTGtatctctgctccctgcctggggcctgccctgccctccGCCAGCGATGGAGTATGTGGTAAGGACTTCGGTGGAGGGCTAAGTAGCTTCGGTGGTGGATTCTGCCTACCTCCTGTCCCTTCTGGGAGGTCTCCAGCCTCTTCCCCAGATCTCCACTGGCATCTCCTAAGCCCCTCTTCAGAATGAAGGAGAGGTTGCGTGCAGGAATGCATAAATGTTTGATGCTGCTGTGATGCGTGGGGCAAAAATCAGCTATTGGCTGGATTTGAATGTTCTCCTTTGCTTCACCCCTGCCTCAGAGGTTCAGCATTGGCTGCAGTTGGACAGAGGGCGTCTCCTGCCCAGGGCAAGGATTGTATGTGTGGCTGCCTGCACCTTGCTGCGATTTCTTGCCAAACCACTGGCATGTTCCAGGCCTCTGACTCAGCTCCCAGTTTTTTCCAGGGAGGATGTTGGTAGCAGAGTCCTGAGTGTTCCcattctgcttctcttccttgTCCCAGGTAGTGTGTGAAGTCCCAGTCTCAGGTGCCTGAAAGTAGTCCACATCCCTCTGTTTCTTATGATCCATTGTCTTTCTGTGATGGCAGGGCACATGGAGCAGCTGGGCCAGGACATGTCCCCAGAGCTCCTTGGGGGCAGTTGTTCCAGGTGCCCTGCTCATACTctgctgcaggggcaggagctcCTGGCATCTGCCTGGCAAGGGGAagggctgcagcctgtggtATGGGGCTTGGGTCTGCCTCTTCAGACAGGGCCAGTGTTCTGCACCTTTGCACATCTCCAGGTTTGCCTTCTGCACTCAGAGGCCACTGGGAGGGTGCTCTGATGCCCTGGGGTAGACTCTGGGGTTGGGGGGGGCTACAATGGTAGCACCTCTGGTCTCTAAGTGCTGGGACCTGTGATGCATCTTGTCACAGGCTGTTGAGTGATGTGGATAGACTGGCCTCAAAGGTTCTGAGAAAATCAGCAGAGAGGTGTCTGAGCAGGGGCTTCAGCTGGGAGGCTCATAAGCCCTTTGCTGTCTGGAGGTGatggctgctccaagccctggggtggtgggaaggggctgaggaGACACTCCTGCCCCTTTTGCAATTCCCTCCTGCTCTTATCCTGAAGAAGCATCAGGGCTCACAGATCTGCCATGCCAGGCAAGCCCAGGCCCACATCAACCAATGGCCAGTCCATCATGGGCAAACCTCACTTCTCTATGGCCACTTGATgctgcccagccaggctctCCTAGCAGCAGGGCTGCACTGGCCCCTCACCGGGCCAGCGACTTCCTGGCTCCGggcttcctgcttttcttcagaGGAGTGGTGCTGAGGCCACAGGAAGGTCACAGCGCCGAACAGCCGGGGGCCCCTGGAGGGGGCAAGCACTTGGTAGAACAGCCAGCACGGGCTCTCGGAGCCTGTAGGACCACCGTGGCTGAGGTGGGGGGGGCTGGCTTTCACAGAGCTAGTGTGGATGGCCAAGGAGATGCTTCAGTGACGGGCCCACTGTCACGTGCCACAGCCCCTCGCATCAAGTAGGCAGCAATTTCTAGCCCTGTTCTGgctttcctttccctgtccccatggcagtGTGCCAGGCTTTGTGAAgtggagcaggcagctgccagtACCAAACAGTGCTGGGCAAAGGCTCCAAGCAGGGAGAGTCTTTTCCTTGGCCTGGATTTACCCAGTTTTGGTTTGGTGGTCAGAGTACCTGGTGGTTGGTAAGGGTCTGTTTCGTGGTGTGTCAGGCTGGGTTCTGTCTGAACTCCTTGCCTCACCCCATAGGTGGTGGAGGGGAGGGAGCTCTTGCCCCTCAGTGAGGCCAAGGCTGTGGAAGGCAGCACAGTCTGGCTGTCTGGCTCAAGTTCCTGCTGCATGCAAGTGCGTCAGGAATGGGGAGCAGGGGAGACCTGCCTCTGAGCCCCCCTGATCCACAGGTGGGAGCTTTGCCCAGCTCCCAGAGGTTGAAGGGGCCAATTCTGCCCCCGGCGCGTTCTTGCCGCCCACTCCCGCTAGCTCCGCCTGTGACCTTGATTTTTCTGCTCCAGATAAGCTCTGCGTCCCCACCCCTCGCCGGGAGCCCCTCCTGCGCTGCGCCCCAGCCCCAGCGCAGCCCGCGTCGCGGGCAGAGCCTGCCCCGCCGCCTGTGAGTCAGCACAGCTCTTCCGATCAGCCGCAGCCCCTTCATCTCTTCTCCCGGGAGGAACAGCTGGGATGCGGGAAGCAGCAGCGATTAGCTGCAGCCTCTCCCACAAGCTCCCCACCACGGCTGGGGGGCCGTGCTGAGCCCTGCCTTGCCCAGCGCACAGCCTACCTGTATCTACTCCTGGCcatcctcctctttctcccacCAGCCCTCCAGGCAAGATCTGTGCTCTCAAAGGACTGCATGTCCCTGTATTCCAGGAAGCTGCAAGCACTGGTGTCATCTCAGCATCACTGCTACCTCCGGCAGAGCCCGGCAAGCCAACAGCAGCTGCTCATCACCGGCACGTGGGTTGTGTGGCACTGGCTGCCACAGAAGGACCTTGTTCCCTCCTGGacagtgctcagagcagggctgggatgagcttgGATGCGCTCTGTGTCTGCCTCATCTCCGGGCTTTAAATATTCATGCTTTTGATTTTCTCTTAGcgggcagcagcacaggggctggagtgagctgtggggtggggggtggcCGTGCTGaatccagcagcagggcagagggaactGGATCTGGACCTGGATGAAGATAATGAGATTTGTTGCTGGCCTGGTGTTGGAGTGGCATGGGGCTTGAGGacctccaggctggggacagcatTTTGAgctcccctccctgtgccagtgGCTCCCCAGGGTGTTGCTGCGGCCCcatttcctccctgctgtggtGCATTGCTCTCAGTCTGAACGGATCTGCACATCCTCCCTGACGCCGATCACGACTGATCGGCTGTGCCTGCACAGTGCTGGGCAGCCCCTGGACCCACTGCCCAGCATCCCACACCCAGCCCTCCCTACCAGCCATGCCAGGCTGGTGTGGACCTAGCACAGAGCTCAGTCGAGGCTTCTGCTTGGGGGCAGcttcccagtggctgcaggcaCTTGGACTCTCTCTGGGGCCACTGTGAGGCCCAGCTGGCTGCATCCACCCTACTGCCACTCAGGACAGGGTGACCGTGGCCCTTCTCACCTATCTCCAGCATGGATCTCCTGcaaaaaagcaaatacagcCACCTGCGGAACGAGTCTGTCTCCTCTCCAGAGGAGGCCGTGGCGGGCCTGGGAGTCCCGCCCTCCCCACTGGAGTCCCTTGCAAGCATGCGGTCTCTGCCTGGTTCCCtgtcttcctcttccttcagcCACGCTGCACCTCTTGGGGAGCTCTCACCTGAGCTGGAGGAGAGCCCTACCACCCTCTGCTCCTTCTTCCCCAAAATTGCCAACCTGAAGCTCTCCAACCCCGCCAACTTGCTCAGCTTGCGGGGCtcttcagccagcagcagcccaggggaACCTGGTCCCCTTGGGATGCCAGCACTAGTGCCAGGgggtgctgccagccccagctcagtgagacctgtcacTGTCTGTTCCCAGGATATGAACAAGCTGAGCTGTGGGAAGAAGACGCGGGTGGAAGGTGGCCAGCTGGGGGGTGATGAATGGACCCGCCACGGCAGCTTTGTCAATAAGCCCACCCGTGGCTGGCTGCATCCTGATGACAAGGTCATGGGCTCAGGGGTCTCCTACCATGTCCGGGTGAGTGCTGGGGAATGGGAGAGAGTGGGAAGGGTTActgtggggattttggggcctCCTGGTGTTAGGATTTGCTGGGCTCTTTGAGGGAGGGTTGGGGGACAGAGCAATGGGCAGTGATATTCCCAGGGAAGTTaactgctgcagagctgagatGTTTGAGgccccagccccttccctggctgcatGGGGGACAATCTCCATGGCTAGCCAAGCTCACCTTGCTTTCTTGCACAGTACATGGGCTGTGTGGAAGTGCTCCAGTCCATGAGGGCTCTGGATTTCAACACCAGGACACAGGTGACCAGGTGAGGTCTGCCTCTCGCTAGGGACTTCTCCTTTTGCAGAGGGGTGAGGAAGTTGTCTGAGCCCTAGGTAAGCCCCTGGTAGCATGTGGGGCTTTCAGTGGGGGCCAGTGACTGCTGCAGCCCATCAAATACTAATTCCAGTGCACTTTGCCTACCCAAAGAGCcccagctggcactgcctgagAGCTTCCActttgtctctctgtctctcctaTGCTGATCCCCGTGTCCTCGGTCCTGTGGTTGGGGGATCTTAGGGCAAGGCAGGCACTGTGGGGACTGACATCTCACTGTACTCCCTGCAGGGAGGCCATTGGGCTGGTATGTGAGACTGTGCCTGGTGCCAAGGGAGCCGTGAGGAGACGGAAGGTGAGGACTGTCTGGAAAGCTGCCAGGGGAGCATGCATGGCTGGTTTGGTCACAGGGCCAAGGAccacatcccagcccagctggcagtgctgtgctggtcAGCCCAGGGCTCTGATCTCCCAACTGAGGCTTGGGCCAGGGCCAGTGGTGAGGACAAGGTGCCCGTCCCTGTTGTGGAAGCAGTGGGAtgtgccctgtcctgctgctgggctgtcTGGTCTGGGGAACCCCTTCTCTACACTACCGTTTGCCCCTAGCCCTGCAGCCGCTCCCTGAACTCCATCTTGGGCAAGAGCAACCTGAAATTTGCAGGCATGCCCATCACCCTGACCATCTCCACCAGCAGCCTCAACCTCATGGCCTCAGACTGCAAGCAGGTGAGAATGGGGAGGGGTTGGGTTGGCTGAATCCTCAAGCAGGAATCCTCCTGTACCTCACCCCAGGTCTTGCTGGGGCAAGAGATGCCCCCAGCCTCCTCAAGGAATGTCTGGATGGGCTGTGTGATGAGTGCCCACCTCCCCGAAGTCCCTGGGGTGAAGAGGTGGGAGGAATATCTCATATGCTTTGTGGGATCTCCTGGAGACGGTATCACCCAATTTGTCTTGCCTGGGGCCAGAACTCCTGGTTCTGATCCCACTCCCAGTGATTTCCCAGTCCTTTTCCTGGTGGTCTGTGGCTTATAACCAGGGCTCTGGAGGATTTTGAACCCTCATGGCAGGTCAGCCCTGGGAGGAGTGGGATGTGCCACCTCTGGGTGGGTGACAACAAATTTCTGGTTGTCAACAACAAGCTCTCCACCTTGCAGATCATTGCCAACCACCACATGCAGTCTATATCCTTTGCATCAGGGGGAGACCCGGTGAGTACTCAGGGTGCCCATTCATGGGGCCTCTCCTGCCCTCTCCTGAGGTCTTGGGCCCAGTgctccccagcatccctgtctcactgctgctgtcttATCCACAGGACACAGCTGAATATGTTGCCTATGTTGCCAAAGACCCCGTCAATCAGAGAGGTGAGGGTGCT
This DNA window, taken from Cinclus cinclus chromosome 31, bCinCin1.1, whole genome shotgun sequence, encodes the following:
- the SHC1 gene encoding SHC-transforming protein 1 isoform X1, producing the protein MDLLQKSKYSHLRNESVSSPEEAVAGLGVPPSPLESLASMRSLPGSLSSSSFSHAAPLGELSPELEESPTTLCSFFPKIANLKLSNPANLLSLRGSSASSSPGEPGPLGMPALVPGGAASPSSVRPVTVCSQDMNKLSCGKKTRVEGGQLGGDEWTRHGSFVNKPTRGWLHPDDKVMGSGVSYHVRYMGCVEVLQSMRALDFNTRTQVTREAIGLVCETVPGAKGAVRRRKPCSRSLNSILGKSNLKFAGMPITLTISTSSLNLMASDCKQIIANHHMQSISFASGGDPDTAEYVAYVAKDPVNQRACHILECPEGLAQDVISTIGQAFELRFKQYLKNPPKLVTPHDRMAGFDGSAWDEEEEEPAPDHQYYNDFPGKEPPIGGVVDMRLQDGAAQTPNHLGATLPVGQSSGGEYDTQKQHAPKYPVPAGTSGRMDLFDDPSYVNVQNIDKTRQALAASNPATANGSTQRDLFDMKPFEDALHVPPSVPMGLSPAQVVASMEEQLRREPWYHGKMSRKEAEKLLKVNGDFLVRESTTTPGQYVLTGLQGGQPKHLLLVDPEGVVRTKDHRFESVSHLISYHMDNHLPIISAGSEMCLQQPVERRL
- the SHC1 gene encoding SHC-transforming protein 1 isoform X4; protein product: MDLLQKSKYSHLRNESVSSPEEAVAGLGVPPSPLESLASMRSLPGSLSSSSFSHAAPLGELSPELEESPTTLCSFFPKIANLKLSNPANLLSLRGSSASSSPGEPGPLGMPALVPGGAASPSSVRPVTVCSQDMNKLSCGKKTRVEGGQLGGDEWTRHGSFVNKPTRGWLHPDDKVMGSGVSYHVRYMGCVEVLQSMRALDFNTRTQVTREAIGLVCETVPGAKGAVRRRKPCSRSLNSILGKSNLKFAGMPITLTISTSSLNLMASDCKQIIANHHMQSISFASGGDPDTAEYVAYVAKDPVNQRACHILECPEGLAQDVISTIGQAFELRFKQYLKNPPKLVTPHDRMAGFDGSAWDEEEEEPAPDHQYYNDFPGKEPPIGGVVDMRLQDGAAQTPNHLGATLPVGQSSGGEYDTQKQHAPAQAGREKYPVPAGTSGRMDLFDDPSYVNVQNIDKTRQALAASNPATANGSTQRDLFDMKPFEDALHVPPSVPMGLSPAQVVASMEEQLRREPWYHGKMSRKEAEKLLKVNGDFLVRESTTTPGQYVLTGLQGGQPKHLLLVDPEGVVRTKDHRFESVSHLISYHMDNHLPIISAGSEMCLQQPVERRL
- the SHC1 gene encoding SHC-transforming protein 1 isoform X2; the encoded protein is MDLLQKSKYSHLRNESVSSPEEAVAGLGVPPSPLESLASMRSLPGSLSSSSFSHAAPLGELSPELEESPTTLCSFFPKIANLKLSNPANLLSLRGSSASSSPGEPGPLGMPALVPGGAASPSSVRPVTVCSQDMNKLSCGKKTRVEGGQLGGDEWTRHGSFVNKPTRGWLHPDDKVMGSGVSYHVRYMGCVEVLQSMRALDFNTRTQVTREAIGLVCETVPGAKGAVRRRKPCSRSLNSILGKSNLKFAGMPITLTISTSSLNLMASDCKQIIANHHMQSISFASGGDPDTAEYVAYVAKDPVNQRACHILECPEGLAQDVISTIGQAFELRFKQYLKNPPKLVTPHDRMAGFDGSAWDEEEEEPAPDHQYYNDFPGKEPPIGGVVDMRLQDGAAQTPNHLGATLPVGQSSGGEYDTQKQHAPAQGTSGRMDLFDDPSYVNVQNIDKTRQALAASNPATANGSTQRDLFDMKPFEDALHVPPSVPMGLSPAQVVASMEEQLRREPWYHGKMSRKEAEKLLKVNGDFLVRESTTTPGQYVLTGLQGGQPKHLLLVDPEGVVRTKDHRFESVSHLISYHMDNHLPIISAGSEMCLQQPVERRL
- the SHC1 gene encoding SHC-transforming protein 1 isoform X5; amino-acid sequence: MDLLQKSKYSHLRNESVSSPEEAVAGLGVPPSPLESLASMRSLPGSLSSSSFSHAAPLGELSPELEESPTTLCSFFPKIANLKLSNPANLLSLRGSSASSSPGEPGPLGMPALVPGGAASPSSVRPVTVCSQDMNKLSCGKKTRVEGGQLGGDEWTRHGSFVNKPTRGWLHPDDKVMGSGVSYHVRYMGCVEVLQSMRALDFNTRTQVTREAIGLVCETVPGAKGAVRRRKPCSRSLNSILGKSNLKFAGMPITLTISTSSLNLMASDCKQIIANHHMQSISFASGGDPDTAEYVAYVAKDPVNQRACHILECPEGLAQDVISTIGQAFELRFKQYLKNPPKLVTPHDRMAGFDGSAWDEEEEEPAPDHQYYNDFPGKEPPIGGVVDMRLQDGAAQTPNHLGATLPVGQSSGGEYDTQKQHAPAQGREKYPVPAGTSGRMDLFDDPSYVNVQNIDKTRQALAASNPATANGSTQRDLFDMKPFEDALHVPPSVPMGLSPAQVVASMEEQLRREPWYHGKMSRKEAEKLLKVNGDFLVRESTTTPGQYVLTGLQGGQPKHLLLVDPEGVVRTKDHRFESVSHLISYHMDNHLPIISAGSEMCLQQPVERRL